From the genome of Papaver somniferum cultivar HN1 chromosome 2, ASM357369v1, whole genome shotgun sequence, one region includes:
- the LOC113346707 gene encoding cyclase-like protein 2 isoform X1 has translation MEVQWSCMLICTVYIVFILGFPSSSSLASPIEAYPSYGGECKIVPPKKEVFGNGRIIDITHKMRSDLPNFGSTESVGQLLQLAVSMKNGSLYNVSELKLRVHTGTHVDAPGHFYENYFDACFDIDTLDLDVLNGPALLVDVPRNMNITAEAMKSLHIPRGVRRVLFRTLNTDRFLMWKKFDSSYVGFTEDGAQWLKDHTDIQMVGTDYLSVASFDDLVTAHRVFLKSRNIILVEALKLDDIDAGLYTVHCLPLRLVGSEGSPLRCILMP, from the exons ATGGAGGTTCAGTGGAGTTGTATGCTAATATGCACCGTTTATATCGTTTTTATCCTGGGTTTtccgtcttcttcttccttagcATCACCAATTGAAGCGTATCCTAGCTATGGAGGTGAATGCAAAATAGTCCCACCAAAGAAAGAAGTTTTTGGAAATGGAAGGATAATTGATATCACCCATAAAATGAGGTCCGATTTACCAAATTTTGGCTCAACAGAAAGTGTGGGTCAGCTCTTACAGCTTGCAGTAAGTATGAAAAATGGTTCTTTGTATAACGTCTCTGAGTTGAAGTTGCGGGTTCATACTGGTACTCATGTTGATGCACCTGGACACTTCTACGAAAACTATTTTGATGCTTGTTTTGATATTGATACACTCGATCTGGATGTTCTCAATG GTCCTGCACTGTTGGTGGATGTTCCTAGAAATATGAATATTACTG CTGAAGCTATGAAGTCGTTACATATTCCAAGAGGAGTGCGTCGCGTGCTATTCAGAACATTAAACACTGACAG GTTCCTTATGTGGAAAAAGTTCGACAGCAGTTATGTTGGTTTCACGGAGGATGGAGCACAGTGGCTAAAAGATCACACTGATATCCAGATGGTTG GAACTGATTACTTATCCGTTGCTTCATTTGACGACTTGGTAACTGCTCATCGTGTCTTTCTTAAAAGCAGG AACATCATTCTTGTGGAAGCCCTAAAACTAGATGATATCGACGCTGGGCTATATACTGTGCATTGCTTACCTCTGAGATTGGTTGGTTCGGAGGGATCTCCATTAAGATGCATTCTGATGCCTTAA
- the LOC113346707 gene encoding cyclase-like protein 2 isoform X2 → MEVQWSCMLICTVYIVFILGFPSSSSLASPIEAYPSYGGECKIVPPKKEVFGNGRIIDITHKMRSDLPNFGSTESVGQLLQLAVSMKNGSLYNVSELKLRVHTGTHVDAPGHFYENYFDACFDIDTLDLDVLNGPALLVDVPRNMNITAEAMKSLHIPRGVRRVLFRTLNTDRFLMWKKFDSSYVGFTEDGAQWLKDHTDIQMELITYPLLHLTTW, encoded by the exons ATGGAGGTTCAGTGGAGTTGTATGCTAATATGCACCGTTTATATCGTTTTTATCCTGGGTTTtccgtcttcttcttccttagcATCACCAATTGAAGCGTATCCTAGCTATGGAGGTGAATGCAAAATAGTCCCACCAAAGAAAGAAGTTTTTGGAAATGGAAGGATAATTGATATCACCCATAAAATGAGGTCCGATTTACCAAATTTTGGCTCAACAGAAAGTGTGGGTCAGCTCTTACAGCTTGCAGTAAGTATGAAAAATGGTTCTTTGTATAACGTCTCTGAGTTGAAGTTGCGGGTTCATACTGGTACTCATGTTGATGCACCTGGACACTTCTACGAAAACTATTTTGATGCTTGTTTTGATATTGATACACTCGATCTGGATGTTCTCAATG GTCCTGCACTGTTGGTGGATGTTCCTAGAAATATGAATATTACTG CTGAAGCTATGAAGTCGTTACATATTCCAAGAGGAGTGCGTCGCGTGCTATTCAGAACATTAAACACTGACAG GTTCCTTATGTGGAAAAAGTTCGACAGCAGTTATGTTGGTTTCACGGAGGATGGAGCACAGTGGCTAAAAGATCACACTGATATCCAGATG GAACTGATTACTTATCCGTTGCTTCATTTGACGACTTGGTAA